From Carettochelys insculpta isolate YL-2023 chromosome 22, ASM3395843v1, whole genome shotgun sequence, one genomic window encodes:
- the LOC142025209 gene encoding uncharacterized protein LOC142025209 produces the protein MEDDPASPASKTSSPLSCLQMVQASEPEEEGAWEQSRSTHDPATVGSSQGRPRSPTPPYPPSQCQEGHSIAILQATDETGQDQNGREEELGSPLCREPLDSLALGELQPRRPFRRKYLRLAPGLGAVLSGQDKGQPATADVPGPSQSRRLRLLQGQTSNFRRKESPLENGQEVGSGDPAPSECIGEEGQDPASAQEEGEDGQGLALKRDLALKLEEEEEPCLALEWGEEEEERFGSPRLAGPSAARPKPDFVQLIDEHGIYSTAKLVLGGAACELEEAAVLPPHLRRAGPQLEIREVIVDDKPFACGVCEKTFKRAWELFSHEVVHNEERPFHCDLCEASFKRHSDFKSHRLVHTEERPFHCEMCGKKFKRSSNLQEHRRIHTGERPYQCACCDKSFKTPYELQRHMLTHCTEKPFKCSDCGKDFPTSNSLLLHQRQHCDDKPHVCGVCGKKFTYGHSLKVHERVHTGDRPFVCPICGKGFKQSNALSSHERVHTGERPFVCKTCGKAFKQSSYLVIHERSHTGERPYKCEVCQKAFARPSLLLQHHRVHSEERPYKCSFCDKFFKDLAYLTVHEKVHTGETPYKCSVCDKGFAHPSNLLQHQRVHRDG, from the coding sequence ATGGAGGACGATCCGGCTTCTCCTGCCAGCAAGACATCGTCCCCACTGAGCTGCCTCCAGATGGTCCAGGCGagtgagccagaggaggagggggcctgggagcagagcaggagcacACATGATCCAGCGACAGTGGGGAGCTCCCAGGGGCGACCCAGGAGTCCCACCCCTCCTTACCCACCCAGCCAGTGCCAGGAAGGGCACAGCATTGCCATCCTCCAGGCCACTGATGAAACAGGCCAGGACCAGAATGGGAGAGAAGAGGAACTGGGGTCCCCTCTGTGCCGGGAGCCCCTTGAttccctggcactgggagagcTGCAGCCCCGCCGGCCGTTCCGGCGGAAGTACCTGAGGCTGGCCCCTGGCCTTGGTGCTGTGCTCTCAGGACAGGATAAGGGACAGCCAGCCACAGCTGATGTGCCAGGGCCCTCCCAGAGCAGGaggctgcggctgctgcagggccagaccAGCAACTTCCGGAGGAAGGAAAGCCCCTTGGAGAACGGCCAGGAGGTGGGGTCAGGCGACCCGGCACCCTCCGAGTGcattggggaggaagggcaggaccCGGCATCTgcacaggaggaaggggaggacgGGCAGGGCCTGGCTTTGAAGCGGGACCTGGCCCTGaagctggaagaggaggaggagccgtGCCTGGcgctggagtggggggaggaggaagaggagcggTTTGGctctcccaggctggctgggcccagcgcCGCTCGCCCCAAGCCGGACTTCGTGCAGCTGATCGACGAGCACGGGATCTACTCCACGGCCAAGCTGGTGCTGGGCGGGGCGGCATGCGAGCTGGAGGAGGCGGCAGTGCTGCCGCCGCACCTGCGGCGGGCCGGGCCCCAGCTGGAGATCCGGGAGGTGATTGTGGACGACAAGCCCTTCGCCTGCGGCGTGTGCGAGAAGACCTTCAAGCGGGCCTGGGAGCTCTTCAGCCACGAGGTGGTGCACAACGAGGAGCGGCCCTTCCACTGCGACCTCTGCGAGGCCTCCTTCAAGCGCCACTCGGACTTCAAGAGCCACCGGCTGGTGCACACCGAGGAGCGGCCCTTCCACTGCGAGATGTGCGGCAAGAAATTCAAGCGGTCGTCCAACCTGCAGGAGCACCGGCGCATCCACACCGGCGAGCGGCCCTACCAATGCGCCTGCTGCGACAAGAGCTTCAAGACGCCCTACGAGCTGCAGCGCCACATGCTCACCCACTGCACCGAGAAGCCCTTCAAGTGCAGCGACTGCGGCAAGGACTTCCCCAcctccaactccctgctgctgcaccagCGCCAGCACTGCGACGACAAGCCCCATGTCTGCGGCGTCTGCGGCAAGAAGTTCACCTACGGCCACAGCCTCAAGGTGCACGAGCGCGTGCACACCGGCGACCGGCCCTTCGTCTGCCCCATCTGTGGCAAGGGCTTCAAGCAGTCCAACGCCCTCTCCTCGCATGAGCGCGTGCACACGGGCGAGCGCCCCTTCGTCTGCAAGACCTGCGGCAAGGCCTTCAAGCAGTCGTCCTACCTGGTGATCCACGAGCGCTCGCACACGGGCGAGCGGCCCTACAAGTGCGAGGTGTGCCAGAAGGCCTTCGCCCGGCcctcgctgctgctgcagcaccaccgGGTGCACAGTGAGGAGCGGCCCTACAAGTGCAGCTTCTGCGACAAGTTCTTCAAGGACCTGGCCTACCTGACTGTGCACGAGAAGGTGCACACGGGCGAGACCCCCTACAAGTGCAGTGTCTGCGACAAGGGCTTCGCCCACccctccaacctgctgcagcaccagcgcGTGCACCGTGATGGCTGA